One Longimicrobium sp. DNA window includes the following coding sequences:
- a CDS encoding amidohydrolase family protein: MSLLRSAAALVIALSASGCADAVPADASLAITHVVVIDGTGAPARADQTVVVVGGRIALVGPSASTAVPRGARRIDGGGRWLIPGLWDMHVHAFGNEFPDFAAPLLLAHGVTGARDMGFYVDSARFWTGEVRAGRLMGPRMVIGGRLDGPANRTPWVARAATADEARHAVDSLVAAGADFIKVYSRLPRDAYFAAADQARRRAVKIAGHVPHEVSTREAAGQQDGMEHEDDLMRACSSEDTALRREFAEAPPDAPPALQLATIRDHARRMRATYDPGRCAAVMRTLARTGTSLTPTLAVYQPYMARGDTSVMHPSAHRYVPRPMLVQWRARLQRAGPGDTSTVAAFFSLERTGEMHRAGVRLLAGTDAPLPYLIPGLSLHDELALLVRAGLTPMEALRTATYNPAAYLGALDSLGTIRPGRLADLVLLDADPLSDIRNTRRIHTVIANGRVVDRPALLRRAEAYARRSGHGSRR, encoded by the coding sequence ATGTCCCTCCTGCGATCTGCAGCCGCCCTCGTGATCGCGCTTTCGGCCAGCGGGTGCGCGGACGCGGTACCGGCCGATGCGTCGCTCGCAATCACGCACGTGGTGGTGATCGATGGCACCGGCGCGCCTGCGCGGGCGGACCAGACCGTCGTCGTGGTTGGCGGCCGCATCGCCCTCGTGGGGCCGAGCGCGTCCACGGCGGTGCCGCGCGGGGCCAGGCGCATCGACGGGGGCGGGCGGTGGCTGATCCCCGGGCTGTGGGACATGCACGTCCACGCCTTCGGCAACGAGTTTCCGGACTTCGCCGCGCCGCTCCTGCTGGCGCATGGGGTGACGGGCGCGCGCGACATGGGCTTCTACGTCGACAGCGCGCGGTTCTGGACGGGCGAGGTGCGCGCGGGTCGGCTGATGGGTCCCCGAATGGTGATCGGCGGGCGGCTGGACGGGCCCGCCAACCGGACCCCGTGGGTGGCGCGCGCCGCCACGGCGGACGAGGCGCGGCACGCGGTCGATTCGCTCGTGGCGGCCGGCGCGGACTTCATCAAGGTGTACTCCCGGCTGCCGCGCGATGCCTACTTCGCCGCGGCGGACCAGGCGCGGCGGCGCGCGGTGAAGATCGCCGGCCACGTCCCCCACGAGGTCAGCACTCGCGAAGCGGCCGGGCAGCAGGACGGTATGGAGCACGAGGACGACCTGATGCGCGCCTGCTCCAGCGAAGACACGGCGCTGCGGCGCGAGTTCGCCGAGGCGCCGCCCGACGCGCCCCCGGCGCTCCAGCTCGCGACCATCCGCGACCACGCGCGCCGCATGCGAGCCACGTACGATCCCGGGCGTTGTGCCGCCGTGATGCGCACGCTGGCGCGCACCGGCACCTCCCTGACGCCCACACTGGCGGTCTACCAGCCGTACATGGCCCGGGGCGACACCTCGGTGATGCACCCGTCGGCGCACCGCTACGTTCCTAGGCCGATGCTGGTCCAGTGGCGCGCCCGCCTTCAGCGCGCCGGGCCCGGCGACACGTCCACCGTCGCCGCGTTCTTCAGCCTGGAGCGCACGGGCGAGATGCATCGCGCGGGCGTGCGGCTGCTGGCCGGAACGGACGCGCCGCTCCCCTACCTCATCCCCGGCCTGTCGCTGCACGATGAGCTGGCGCTGCTCGTGCGCGCGGGGCTCACGCCGATGGAGGCGCTGCGGACGGCCACGTACAACCCGGCCGCCTACCTGGGCGCCCTCGACTCCCTCGGCACCATCCGTCCGGGAAGGCTCGCCGATCTCGTCCTGCTGGACGCGGATCCACTTTCCGACATCCGCAACACACGCCGCATCCACACGGTCATCGCGAACGGGCGGGTGGTCGACCGCCCCGCGCTCCTCCGCCGCGCCGAGGCGTACGCGCGCCGCTCCGGGCACGGGTCCCGCAGGTAA
- a CDS encoding CBU_0592 family membrane protein, with translation MFLQVISFVGALLILGAYFSYQRGWMGRENRWYSAMNLVGGALLAWVATIDQRWGFVLLEGTWALLSIPPLIRPPRPPPAARASAGGARSYGNDNP, from the coding sequence GTGTTCCTCCAGGTCATCTCCTTTGTCGGCGCGCTCTTGATCCTCGGCGCGTACTTCTCGTACCAGCGCGGCTGGATGGGACGGGAAAACCGGTGGTACTCGGCGATGAACCTGGTGGGAGGGGCGCTGCTGGCGTGGGTGGCCACCATCGACCAGCGATGGGGGTTCGTGCTGCTGGAGGGAACGTGGGCGCTGCTCTCCATCCCGCCGCTCATCAGGCCACCTAGGCCGCCACCGGCCGCACGCGCAAGTGCGGGTGGTGCAAGGAGTTACGGCAATGATAATCCTTGA